One segment of Candidatus Zixiibacteriota bacterium DNA contains the following:
- a CDS encoding dihydroorotate dehydrogenase electron transfer subunit codes for MSKITVEQATIERKKELGNSYFAFEISPFSKVKAIKPGQFVHIKIPHTDIYFRRAFSVYDVHPQKKAVEIIFKVFGRGTALLSRLHPGDHLDILGPLGNSFAFPTKKETALLVAGGIGMPPIYFLAKELAPIMTNKSKAVFFYGGNSRTDLVELARIKRLGIRVVTATEDGSLGFRGLITKALAKEIDGLSGDCRIYACGPEGMLKAVDRLALEKSIPGQLSLEAPMPCGIGICLGCILPLTAGGYTRVCREGPVYNVGEVRL; via the coding sequence TAAGTCCCTTCTCAAAAGTCAAGGCGATAAAGCCGGGGCAGTTTGTTCATATAAAGATTCCCCACACCGACATCTATTTCCGCCGCGCTTTTTCTGTATATGATGTTCATCCCCAAAAGAAAGCGGTGGAAATCATCTTTAAAGTCTTCGGACGGGGGACTGCGCTCTTATCGCGACTTCATCCCGGCGACCATCTCGACATCCTGGGACCGCTGGGGAATTCCTTTGCCTTTCCGACAAAGAAGGAAACCGCCTTGCTTGTCGCCGGCGGCATTGGCATGCCGCCGATATATTTTCTGGCAAAAGAACTGGCGCCAATAATGACCAATAAATCGAAAGCGGTATTTTTCTACGGCGGCAACTCCAGAACAGACCTGGTGGAACTGGCACGAATAAAGAGACTCGGCATCAGGGTTGTCACCGCCACTGAGGACGGCAGTCTGGGATTCAGGGGACTGATAACCAAGGCGCTGGCGAAGGAGATTGACGGTTTATCTGGAGATTGCAGGATATACGCCTGCGGTCCGGAAGGGATGCTTAAAGCGGTGGACAGATTGGCTCTCGAAAAATCAATACCGGGACAATTGTCGCTGGAGGCGCCGATGCCGTGCGGGATTGGTATCTGCCTGGGATGTATTCTTCCGCTGACAGCCGGGGGATATACCCGTGTCTGTCGCGAGGGACCGGTCTATAATGTCGGAGAGGTGCGGTTATGA
- a CDS encoding dihydroorotate dehydrogenase yields the protein MTPDLKVEIAGVKFENPILTASGTCGYGEELADIYDLSVLGGIVTKSITVKPREGHPPPRTAETSSGMLNAIGLANVGVDKFIDEKLKFLEKYDTKVIVNVAGARVQEYVDICARLADCPRADMVELNFSCPNVDEGMEIARDPLLAEKAVASVKKVFGRPVIAKLSPNVTDVALIARGCEAGGADVLSLINTLVGMAVDIESFRPRLTNNTGGLSGPAIKPVALAMVNKVYKAVKIPLIGIGGITSYQDVVEFMLCGASAVQVGTALFVEPDAPVKIIKDLKKFLIKRKLNKITDLIGQLKEY from the coding sequence ATGACCCCCGACCTTAAAGTTGAAATCGCCGGAGTCAAATTCGAGAATCCGATTCTGACGGCGTCAGGCACCTGCGGTTACGGCGAGGAGCTTGCCGATATTTATGACCTGTCGGTTCTCGGGGGAATAGTCACTAAATCGATTACGGTGAAACCGCGCGAAGGACATCCACCGCCGCGCACAGCGGAGACGTCATCCGGGATGCTCAACGCTATCGGTCTGGCGAATGTCGGGGTGGATAAATTCATCGATGAGAAGCTGAAATTCCTCGAAAAGTACGACACGAAGGTTATTGTCAATGTCGCCGGGGCGAGAGTTCAGGAATATGTCGATATCTGCGCCCGGCTGGCTGACTGCCCGCGCGCCGATATGGTGGAGCTGAATTTTTCCTGCCCCAATGTGGATGAAGGGATGGAAATAGCCCGCGACCCGCTGCTGGCGGAAAAAGCGGTGGCATCAGTTAAGAAAGTATTCGGCCGTCCGGTAATAGCGAAACTATCGCCGAATGTGACCGATGTGGCGCTTATAGCCCGCGGCTGCGAAGCGGGAGGCGCCGATGTTTTATCGCTAATCAACACGTTGGTTGGAATGGCGGTCGATATCGAGAGTTTTCGTCCCCGCCTGACCAATAATACCGGCGGGTTATCCGGCCCGGCTATCAAGCCGGTGGCGCTGGCGATGGTGAATAAAGTATATAAGGCGGTGAAGATTCCGCTTATTGGGATTGGCGGAATAACCAGCTATCAGGATGTGGTAGAGTTTATGCTTTGCGGGGCATCGGCAGTACAGGTTGGCACGGCGCTATTTGTCGAGCCGGATGCGCCGGTAAAAATAATCAAAGACTTGAAAAAATTCTTAATAAAACGTAAATTGAATAAAATCACCGACCTGATTGGGCAATTAAAGGAATATTGA